In one window of Catalinimonas alkaloidigena DNA:
- a CDS encoding endonuclease III domain-containing protein produces the protein MTEPFDIHEAVRRLRPVVADLPKAALFDLYDQGFTSLFEQLVACIISIRTFDEVTTPVAQRLFARARTPEAMLQLTPADIDALIVESTYHEAKSYQIHTIARRIVEDMDGHLPPDFAVLTDFKGVGPKCANLALGIAAHQPRIGVDIHVHRVTNRWGYVKTTTPEKTLLALEQQLPVEYAVEINRLLVPFGKHVCTGSLPRCSTCPLASLCAKVGVTRHR, from the coding sequence ATGACGGAACCATTCGACATTCACGAGGCGGTGCGGCGCTTGCGCCCGGTGGTAGCGGACCTGCCCAAGGCGGCCCTGTTCGACCTGTACGACCAAGGCTTTACTTCTCTGTTCGAGCAACTGGTGGCGTGCATCATCTCGATCCGCACGTTCGACGAAGTCACCACGCCGGTGGCGCAACGGCTGTTTGCCCGGGCCCGCACACCCGAAGCGATGTTGCAACTTACTCCCGCCGACATCGACGCACTGATCGTAGAAAGCACGTACCACGAAGCCAAATCGTACCAGATCCACACCATTGCCCGGCGCATTGTCGAAGACATGGACGGCCACCTGCCTCCCGACTTTGCGGTGCTGACCGACTTCAAAGGCGTAGGGCCGAAATGCGCCAACCTGGCGCTGGGCATCGCCGCCCACCAGCCGCGCATCGGAGTCGATATCCACGTCCACCGCGTGACCAACCGCTGGGGTTACGTTAAGACCACTACGCCCGAAAAGACCCTTCTGGCGCTGGAACAACAACTTCCGGTCGAGTATGCCGTGGAGATCAACCGCTTACTCGTGCCGTTCGGCAAACACGTCTGCACCGGTTCCCTCCCCAGATGCTCGACGTGCCCGCTCGCTTCCCTTTGTGCGAAGGTCGGCGTAACCCGGCACCGGTAA
- a CDS encoding glycoside hydrolase family 3 N-terminal domain-containing protein has product MPLRTGIRRMATALLWLGLVVTTSQAQSPAAFRNHTLPPEERLDDLLHTLTLEEKISLLGFDAPAVPRLGLPAYNWWNEGLHGVARAGEATVFPQAIGLAATFDDSLMREVSTVISTEARAKYNLATRANRRLQYLGLTFWSPNVNLFRDPRWGRGQETYGEDPFLTARMGVAFVQGLQGNDPHYLKAAACAKHYAVHSGPEADRHRFNAEVDEKDLRETYLYAFRKLVDAGVESVMCAYNRVNDEPCCTSTTLLQRILRDEWHFAGHVVTDCGALQDIYQRHQVMNSPEEVAAAAIKTGVNLDCSNLLQSDVMQALQQGLLTEQDIEAALRPTLRTQLKLGFFDAPEATPYGTLGADDIHTEAHLQLARRVAQESMVLLKNDQNLLPISADRYPSIMVAGTNATSADALLGNYHGMSSQLITFAEGITEAAGPAAVVQYDQGSDYTDTSRFGGLWAASLSDLTIVVLGLTPVLEGEEGDAFLAPHGGDRTDLDIPAAHLAYLKAMRQRHDKPIVAVVTAGSAVNIAALEPYADAIVLAWYPGEQGGRALADVLFGKVSPAGRLPVTFYKTLDALPAYESYAMEGRTYRYFDGEVQYPFGYGLSYTTFAYEKAAALRKSYKPTDTLAVTVTVRNTGASEGDEVVQAYVSYPTGERMPLQELKAFRRVTVEAGQARQVTLSIPVAELQKWNTKKHCWELVKGTYTLTLGSHSRDAKVQYTFKL; this is encoded by the coding sequence ATGCCCCTTCGCACCGGCATTCGGAGGATGGCCACGGCCCTGCTGTGGCTCGGGCTCGTCGTCACGACCAGCCAGGCCCAATCGCCCGCTGCGTTCCGCAACCACACCCTTCCACCGGAAGAACGGCTGGACGATTTGTTGCACACCCTGACGCTGGAAGAGAAAATTTCTCTCCTGGGCTTTGATGCTCCGGCCGTTCCCCGGCTGGGCCTTCCGGCCTACAACTGGTGGAACGAGGGGCTGCACGGTGTGGCCCGGGCGGGCGAGGCGACGGTCTTTCCTCAGGCGATCGGCCTGGCCGCAACCTTCGACGACAGCCTGATGCGGGAGGTGTCGACCGTGATTTCGACCGAAGCGCGGGCCAAGTACAACTTAGCTACCCGAGCCAACCGGCGCTTGCAGTACCTCGGGCTTACGTTCTGGTCGCCCAACGTGAATCTGTTTCGTGATCCGCGCTGGGGCCGGGGGCAGGAAACCTACGGAGAAGATCCGTTTCTCACGGCCCGGATGGGCGTCGCGTTTGTGCAGGGCCTCCAGGGGAACGATCCTCATTACCTGAAAGCGGCCGCCTGCGCCAAGCATTACGCGGTGCACAGCGGTCCTGAAGCCGACCGCCACCGCTTCAACGCCGAGGTCGACGAAAAAGATCTGCGCGAGACTTACCTCTACGCGTTTCGGAAGCTGGTGGACGCGGGGGTGGAATCGGTCATGTGCGCGTACAACCGGGTGAACGATGAGCCGTGCTGCACCAGCACGACGCTGCTCCAGCGCATCTTGCGTGACGAATGGCATTTCGCCGGGCACGTCGTGACCGACTGCGGGGCCTTGCAGGACATTTACCAGCGGCATCAGGTGATGAACTCACCGGAAGAAGTGGCCGCGGCGGCGATCAAAACCGGCGTCAACCTGGACTGCTCCAACCTGTTGCAATCGGACGTGATGCAAGCGCTTCAGCAAGGGTTGCTGACCGAACAGGACATAGAAGCGGCCCTGCGGCCCACACTACGCACCCAACTGAAACTGGGCTTTTTCGACGCTCCGGAGGCCACGCCGTACGGCACGCTGGGCGCGGACGACATCCATACCGAAGCACACCTGCAACTGGCCCGCCGGGTTGCACAGGAAAGCATGGTGCTGCTCAAGAACGACCAGAACTTGCTGCCCATCAGCGCCGATCGGTACCCGTCCATCATGGTGGCCGGAACGAACGCGACCTCGGCCGATGCTTTGTTGGGCAATTACCACGGCATGTCGTCCCAACTGATCACCTTCGCGGAGGGCATCACCGAGGCGGCCGGACCGGCGGCGGTTGTACAGTACGACCAGGGTTCCGACTATACCGACACCTCGCGCTTCGGCGGCCTGTGGGCGGCGAGTCTCAGCGACCTGACCATTGTGGTATTGGGCCTGACACCCGTGCTGGAAGGCGAAGAAGGCGATGCCTTTCTGGCCCCGCACGGCGGAGACCGGACCGACCTCGACATTCCGGCGGCCCACCTCGCCTACCTGAAAGCCATGCGCCAGCGGCACGACAAACCGATCGTGGCGGTGGTGACGGCCGGAAGCGCGGTCAACATCGCCGCCCTTGAACCGTATGCCGACGCCATCGTGCTGGCCTGGTATCCGGGCGAACAAGGCGGCAGGGCGCTTGCTGATGTCCTCTTCGGCAAGGTATCGCCGGCCGGTCGGCTGCCCGTGACCTTCTACAAAACGCTGGATGCGCTGCCCGCCTACGAAAGCTACGCGATGGAAGGACGCACGTACCGCTACTTCGACGGGGAAGTACAGTATCCGTTCGGGTACGGACTGAGTTACACGACGTTCGCGTACGAAAAGGCCGCGGCGCTTCGGAAATCCTATAAACCGACCGACACGCTGGCCGTAACCGTCACGGTCCGCAATACTGGCGCTTCCGAAGGCGACGAGGTGGTGCAGGCGTACGTGTCGTATCCGACGGGCGAACGGATGCCGCTTCAGGAGTTGAAGGCCTTTCGGCGCGTCACGGTGGAGGCCGGGCAGGCTAGGCAGGTGACGCTCTCCATTCCGGTGGCCGAGCTGCAGAAGTGGAACACGAAAAAACACTGCTGGGAACTCGTCAAAGGCACGTACACCCTGACCCTCGGCAGCCACTCGCGCGACGCCAAGGTGCAGTATACGTTCAAGCTCTAG
- the proB gene encoding glutamate 5-kinase: MKPIIVLKLGSSTLTAGTNRISRGKLEDVARQIVALRDDYHLVIVSSGAIATARQFINIAGWENEVASKQAMSAIGQPKLMQMYSEVFGDFDIRIAQCLMTYRDFENEESKQNTVNTIHQLIAHGYVPIINENDTVAVEELIVGDNDKLSALVASLIQADKLVLASDIDGLYDKNPHLYDDAQHIARVSNFEEVLPFIEEKKHGLGTGGMTSKLAAARICKAHHIEVIIVNGGRTNFLVDCLQDAIPATRFVST, translated from the coding sequence ATGAAGCCGATCATTGTCTTAAAATTGGGTTCCTCGACGCTGACCGCCGGAACCAACCGTATTTCGCGCGGTAAACTGGAAGACGTCGCCCGGCAGATCGTCGCCCTCCGCGACGACTACCACCTCGTTATTGTCTCGTCCGGGGCCATCGCTACTGCCCGGCAGTTCATCAACATCGCCGGCTGGGAAAACGAAGTCGCCTCCAAGCAGGCCATGTCGGCCATCGGGCAGCCGAAGCTGATGCAGATGTACAGCGAAGTGTTTGGTGATTTCGACATCCGCATCGCGCAGTGTCTGATGACCTACCGCGATTTCGAAAACGAGGAATCGAAGCAGAATACGGTCAACACGATCCACCAACTGATCGCCCACGGCTACGTGCCCATCATCAACGAGAACGACACCGTGGCGGTGGAAGAATTGATCGTGGGGGACAACGACAAACTGTCGGCGCTGGTCGCCAGCCTGATTCAGGCCGACAAGCTGGTGCTGGCGTCGGACATCGACGGGCTCTACGACAAAAATCCTCACCTCTACGACGATGCGCAACACATCGCCCGCGTCTCTAACTTCGAAGAGGTCCTGCCCTTCATCGAAGAGAAAAAGCACGGCCTGGGCACCGGCGGCATGACCTCGAAACTGGCGGCGGCGCGCATCTGCAAGGCCCACCACATCGAGGTCATCATCGTCAACGGGGGGCGTACCAACTTCCTGGTGGATTGCCTGCAGGACGCGATTCCGGCCACGCGGTTCGTCTCAACGTAA